A single region of the Arthrobacter sp. zg-Y20 genome encodes:
- the rdgB gene encoding RdgB/HAM1 family non-canonical purine NTP pyrophosphatase, protein MAQARLVLATRNPGKLRELRELLRGQVPGLDVDTQVIDAAAAGVPDVAETGVTFEENALLKAHAVAAATGLPAVADDSGLSVDVLGGAPGIFSARWSGRHGDDAANLDLLLAQLGDISAEHRGAAFVCAAALAGPDGSETVERGELRGTLLTERRGDGGFGYDPILVPAGSERSCAELSSAEKNAISHRGQAFRALLPALVRTLAAEG, encoded by the coding sequence ATGGCACAGGCACGCCTGGTCCTGGCCACCCGCAATCCGGGCAAGCTGCGTGAACTGCGCGAACTGCTGCGCGGGCAGGTGCCCGGGCTCGACGTGGACACGCAGGTGATCGACGCCGCGGCCGCCGGGGTTCCCGACGTCGCCGAGACAGGCGTGACGTTCGAAGAGAACGCACTGCTCAAGGCCCATGCGGTTGCCGCCGCCACGGGCCTGCCCGCGGTGGCGGACGATTCCGGCCTGTCCGTGGACGTCCTGGGCGGAGCGCCGGGCATCTTCTCCGCCCGCTGGTCCGGCCGGCACGGCGACGACGCCGCGAACCTGGACCTGCTGCTGGCCCAGTTGGGGGACATTTCCGCCGAGCACCGCGGGGCCGCCTTTGTGTGCGCCGCGGCGCTGGCCGGCCCGGACGGCTCGGAAACCGTGGAGCGGGGCGAACTGCGCGGAACCCTGCTCACCGAGCGCCGGGGGGACGGCGGTTTTGGCTACGATCCCATCCTGGTTCCAGCCGGTTCCGAGCGCAGCTGCGCGGAACTGAGCAGCGCGGAAAAGAACGCCATCAGCCACCGCGGCCAGGCCTTCCGTGCCTTGCTTCCGGCATTGGTCCGCACACTGGCTGCGGAAGGGTAG
- the clpS gene encoding ATP-dependent Clp protease adapter ClpS, producing the protein MATSTAPGTDTLIREETESLTAVDVPWVVIVWNDPVNLMSYVSYVFQSYFNYSEAKAHRLMMEVHQAGKSVVATGSREAAERDTLAMHSYGLWATFQKADAA; encoded by the coding sequence ATGGCTACCAGCACTGCACCCGGCACGGACACCCTGATACGTGAGGAGACCGAATCCCTTACCGCCGTGGACGTCCCTTGGGTGGTGATCGTGTGGAATGACCCGGTGAACCTCATGAGCTATGTCAGTTACGTCTTCCAGAGCTACTTCAACTACTCGGAGGCCAAGGCGCACCGGCTCATGATGGAGGTGCACCAGGCCGGAAAGTCGGTGGTGGCCACCGGCTCCCGGGAGGCCGCTGAACGCGACACACTGGCGATGCACTCCTACGGGCTGTGGGCCACCTTCCAGAAGGCGGATGCAGCTTAG
- the murI gene encoding glutamate racemase codes for MSSNRVDPSAAAQPSGKSEGKSDAPIGIFDSGVGGLTVARAVLDQLPNEAIMYVGDTAKGPYGPLPIAEVRANALGVMDELVDSGVKLLVIACNTASAAVLRDARERYTRRYGIPVIEVIQPAVRRAVAATRTGRIGVIGTAATVGSRAYDDTFAAAPHLTVSSVACPAFVEFVEAGITSGPDVLATAEEYLAPLRAKDVDTLVLGCTHYPLLTGVISYVMGDGVTLVSSAEETAKDVYRALISHGIERRSQTPPQHTFVATGDSASFELLARRFLGPEVLSVQHVDHVAAHYPTGSMARVTPQMIAAARADAPEHMGAQSGASWNGTA; via the coding sequence ATGAGTTCGAACCGGGTCGATCCGTCCGCTGCAGCACAACCGTCTGGGAAGTCAGAGGGCAAGTCGGACGCACCCATCGGCATTTTCGACTCCGGGGTGGGCGGCCTGACCGTGGCACGCGCCGTCCTGGACCAGCTGCCCAACGAAGCCATCATGTACGTGGGGGACACCGCCAAGGGACCGTACGGGCCGCTGCCCATTGCCGAAGTGCGGGCCAACGCGCTGGGCGTGATGGACGAGCTGGTGGACTCCGGCGTCAAGCTCCTGGTCATTGCCTGCAACACTGCCTCCGCCGCCGTCCTGCGTGACGCCCGTGAACGCTACACCCGCCGGTACGGTATCCCGGTCATAGAGGTCATCCAGCCGGCCGTCCGCCGCGCCGTCGCGGCCACCCGCACCGGACGGATCGGCGTCATCGGCACCGCCGCCACCGTGGGCTCGCGGGCCTACGACGATACTTTCGCTGCCGCGCCGCACCTGACGGTCTCCTCCGTGGCCTGCCCCGCTTTCGTCGAGTTCGTGGAGGCCGGCATTACCTCCGGCCCGGACGTGCTCGCCACCGCCGAGGAATACCTCGCTCCGCTGCGGGCGAAGGACGTGGACACCCTCGTCCTCGGCTGCACCCACTATCCGCTGCTCACCGGCGTGATTTCCTACGTAATGGGCGACGGCGTGACCCTGGTGTCCAGCGCCGAGGAAACTGCCAAAGACGTCTACCGGGCCCTGATTTCCCACGGCATCGAACGCCGTTCGCAGACACCCCCGCAGCACACCTTCGTCGCAACCGGGGATTCGGCTTCCTTCGAGCTGCTCGCCCGGCGTTTCCTTGGCCCCGAGGTCCTCAGCGTCCAGCACGTTGACCACGTGGCAGCGCATTACCCCACCGGCAGCATGGCGCGGGTCACCCCGCAGATGATTGCCGCAGCACGGGCAGACGCCCCCGAACACATGGGGGCGCAGAGCGGCGCCTCCTGGAACGGCACCGCATGA
- a CDS encoding DedA family protein, whose amino-acid sequence MTITEAVPAATSPTFFEFSAGTAVVEPPAAPAAVVEPPVEGQVAAEQAAAEPSALGGVADWAVGMMESIGAPGAGLAIALENLFPPLPSEIILPLAGFTASQGSFSLTAALFWTTLGSVLGALALYGLGAWLGRDRMRRVVAKVPLVDLEDVDKVEAWFERHGYKAVFFGRMIPLFRSLISIPAGIERMGLLTFSALTTAGSLIWNTIFILAGYYLGESWHLVEAYAGVFQKIVIAAVVIAAVWFVAAKVRSSRRKPVTGEDA is encoded by the coding sequence ATGACTATTACTGAAGCCGTTCCCGCAGCCACCTCCCCGACTTTCTTCGAGTTCTCCGCCGGCACCGCCGTCGTCGAGCCTCCTGCCGCTCCCGCCGCCGTCGTCGAGCCTCCTGTCGAAGGGCAGGTTGCCGCGGAGCAGGCCGCAGCGGAGCCCTCCGCCCTTGGCGGGGTCGCAGACTGGGCTGTCGGCATGATGGAAAGCATCGGTGCCCCCGGTGCAGGCCTGGCCATTGCGCTGGAAAACCTGTTTCCGCCGCTGCCGAGCGAAATTATCCTTCCGCTGGCCGGCTTCACCGCCAGCCAGGGAAGCTTTTCCCTCACGGCTGCCTTGTTCTGGACCACGCTGGGTTCGGTTCTCGGCGCGCTGGCCCTTTACGGGCTGGGTGCCTGGCTCGGCCGGGACCGGATGCGCCGGGTGGTGGCCAAGGTTCCCCTGGTGGACCTGGAAGATGTGGACAAGGTGGAGGCCTGGTTTGAACGCCACGGCTATAAAGCGGTGTTCTTTGGCCGGATGATTCCGCTGTTCCGCAGCCTCATTTCCATTCCCGCAGGCATTGAACGGATGGGCCTGCTGACCTTTTCCGCGCTCACTACTGCCGGCAGCCTGATCTGGAACACCATCTTCATTCTGGCCGGCTACTATCTGGGCGAAAGCTGGCACCTCGTTGAGGCCTACGCCGGTGTTTTCCAGAAGATCGTCATTGCAGCGGTTGTCATTGCGGCTGTGTGGTTCGTTGCTGCCAAGGTCCGCAGCTCACGGCGGAAGCCGGTGACCGGCGAAGATGCTTAA
- a CDS encoding MBL fold metallo-hydrolase, translated as MKLTIVGCSGSFPGPASPASCYLVTANDGVRDWRILLDLGNGSLGALQRYMDLRDIDAVLLTHLHPDHCMDLCGLHVAVHWDPSGWNRDRIKVWGPAATADRMATAYGLELDPGMHEDFEFSNWTPGGTVEIGPFSITPYPVRHPAEEAYALRVEARSLDADGVSTLRTLAYSGDTDSCPGLEAAARDADVFLCEAAFHEGRDDAIEGVHLTGRRAGAAATAANARRLLLTHLPVWNDASLSVAEARGSYTGDLAVAVAGVSYDVGSPFAEPLAVQKARSV; from the coding sequence ATGAAACTGACCATTGTGGGCTGCAGCGGCTCCTTTCCCGGCCCCGCCTCGCCGGCGTCGTGCTATCTCGTGACCGCCAACGACGGCGTGCGCGACTGGCGGATCCTGCTGGACCTGGGCAACGGGTCCCTGGGGGCCCTGCAGCGCTACATGGACCTGCGGGACATTGATGCCGTCCTGCTGACCCACCTGCACCCCGACCACTGCATGGACCTGTGCGGGCTGCACGTGGCGGTGCACTGGGATCCCTCGGGCTGGAACCGGGACCGGATCAAGGTGTGGGGACCAGCGGCTACCGCAGACCGAATGGCTACCGCCTACGGCCTGGAGCTGGATCCGGGGATGCACGAGGACTTCGAGTTCAGCAACTGGACGCCGGGCGGCACCGTGGAGATCGGGCCCTTCAGCATCACCCCGTATCCAGTCCGGCACCCCGCCGAAGAAGCCTACGCGCTGCGGGTCGAAGCCCGCAGCTTGGATGCCGACGGCGTATCCACCCTGCGGACCCTGGCTTATTCCGGGGACACTGACTCCTGCCCTGGGCTGGAAGCAGCTGCCCGGGACGCCGACGTCTTCCTCTGCGAAGCTGCCTTCCACGAGGGCCGCGACGACGCGATCGAGGGTGTGCACCTGACCGGGCGCCGTGCTGGGGCTGCGGCCACTGCCGCCAATGCGCGCCGGCTGCTGCTCACGCACCTGCCGGTTTGGAATGACGCCAGCCTCAGCGTGGCCGAGGCCCGCGGCTCCTACACAGGTGACCTCGCGGTGGCCGTGGCCGGGGTGTCTTACGACGTCGGCAGTCCCTTCGCGGAGCCGTTGGCGGTGCAGAAGGCGCGCAGCGTCTAG
- a CDS encoding isochorismatase family protein, which translates to MARALIIVDVQNDFCEGGSLAVSGGADLAGEITDYVETSAGRYDLVAATQDWHIDPGAHFSETPDMVNSWPRHCVAGTRGAQPHPDLDTELVDAFFRKGQYEAAYSGFEGVLAPDVEVPLGEPEAEPDSGEETLSLDDWLRDNDVDEVVVLGLAADYCVRATAMDAVAAGYTTAVIPELSRGINRESTMAAWAELEDAGVEIIDL; encoded by the coding sequence ATGGCGCGTGCCCTGATCATTGTCGATGTACAAAACGACTTCTGCGAAGGCGGCTCGCTGGCCGTCTCCGGCGGAGCCGACCTTGCCGGTGAGATCACCGATTACGTGGAAACTTCCGCTGGCCGCTATGACCTGGTGGCCGCCACGCAGGACTGGCACATCGATCCCGGAGCGCACTTCTCCGAGACGCCGGACATGGTCAATTCCTGGCCGCGGCACTGCGTGGCCGGCACACGCGGGGCCCAGCCGCACCCTGACCTGGACACCGAACTGGTGGACGCCTTCTTCCGCAAGGGCCAGTACGAGGCGGCCTACTCCGGCTTCGAGGGCGTGCTGGCCCCGGACGTCGAGGTTCCCCTGGGTGAGCCCGAAGCGGAACCGGACAGCGGCGAAGAGACGCTGAGCCTGGATGACTGGCTGCGCGACAACGATGTGGACGAGGTGGTGGTCCTGGGCCTGGCCGCCGACTACTGCGTACGTGCCACCGCCATGGACGCAGTGGCCGCCGGCTACACCACCGCAGTCATTCCGGAACTTTCCCGCGGCATCAACCGGGAATCCACCATGGCCGCCTGGGCGGAACTGGAAGACGCCGGCGTCGAGATCATCGACCTCTAG
- the rph gene encoding ribonuclease PH, which yields MTTASTPVPSAGLVRADGRTPDQLRSITITRGWSKQAEGSALIEFGNTRVLCTASLTPGVPRWLKGEGKGWVTAEYAMLPRATNTRNDRESVKGKLGGRTHEISRLIGRSLRSIIDTKALGENTIVLDCDVLQADGGTRTAAITGAYVALADAVAWAKDNKLIARNASPLLDTVAAISVGIIDGVPMLDLPYVEDVRAETDMNVVVTGSGKFVEVQGTAEGAPFDRAELDALLDLALQGTAELAAIQRQTLGTA from the coding sequence ATGACTACCGCCTCCACTCCCGTCCCGTCCGCCGGCCTCGTGCGCGCGGACGGACGTACCCCGGACCAGCTGCGCAGCATCACCATCACCCGCGGCTGGTCGAAGCAGGCCGAAGGCTCGGCCCTGATCGAGTTCGGCAACACGCGCGTGCTGTGCACCGCGTCACTCACGCCCGGCGTGCCGCGCTGGCTCAAGGGCGAAGGCAAGGGCTGGGTCACCGCCGAATACGCCATGCTTCCCCGCGCCACCAACACCCGCAATGACCGCGAGTCCGTGAAGGGCAAACTGGGCGGCCGCACCCATGAGATTTCCCGGCTGATCGGGCGCTCGCTGCGTTCCATCATCGATACCAAGGCACTCGGCGAGAACACGATCGTGCTGGACTGCGACGTCCTGCAGGCCGACGGCGGCACCCGTACCGCAGCCATCACCGGGGCCTATGTGGCCCTCGCCGACGCAGTGGCCTGGGCCAAGGACAACAAGCTTATTGCCCGCAACGCGTCCCCGCTGCTGGACACCGTTGCCGCCATCAGCGTGGGCATCATCGACGGCGTGCCCATGCTTGACCTGCCCTATGTCGAAGACGTGCGGGCGGAAACCGACATGAACGTTGTGGTCACCGGCTCGGGCAAGTTCGTGGAGGTGCAGGGAACCGCCGAGGGCGCTCCCTTCGACCGCGCCGAACTGGACGCGCTGCTGGACCTGGCGCTGCAGGGCACCGCCGAACTGGCCGCCATCCAGCGGCAGACCCTGGGTACGGCATAA
- a CDS encoding nicotinate phosphoribosyltransferase, which translates to MNSPAAWHSPNSALYTDHYELTMLQAALHSGTASRRSVFEVFARRLPDGRRYGVAAGTGRILEALENFRFDAPQLDFLARTNVVDERTLAWLADFRFSGNIYGYAEGEAYFPQSPLLIVESSFGEACILETMLLSMLNHDSAIASAASRMTSAADGRPCIEMGSRRTHEEAAVAAARAAVIAGFNSTSNLEAGLRYGLKTVGTAAHSFTLLHDSEKEAFTAQTAALGMGTSLLVDTYDVEQGVRNAVEVAGPALGGVRLDSGDLVAQARWVRDLLDDLGNTGTRIMVTSDLDEYAIAALASAPVDTYGVGTSLVTGSGAPTAGMVYKLVSREGDDHEFVSVAKAAKNKASRGGRKYAMRRLNEHGTATAEVVGIGHAPADDGNDRPLLHQFVADGEILPGWTGPEAVTRAARRHAESLAELPTSVNRLQRGEPAIPTEYEE; encoded by the coding sequence GTGAACAGTCCCGCCGCTTGGCATTCCCCAAACTCCGCCCTGTATACGGATCATTACGAGCTGACCATGCTCCAGGCCGCCCTGCATTCGGGCACGGCCTCCCGCCGCTCCGTCTTCGAGGTTTTCGCCCGGCGCCTGCCCGACGGCCGCCGCTACGGTGTTGCTGCCGGAACCGGCCGCATCCTGGAAGCCCTGGAAAACTTCCGGTTCGATGCACCGCAGCTGGATTTCCTGGCCCGCACCAACGTGGTGGACGAGCGCACCCTCGCCTGGCTGGCGGATTTCCGTTTCTCGGGCAACATCTACGGGTACGCCGAGGGCGAAGCCTATTTCCCGCAGTCGCCCCTGCTAATTGTCGAGTCCAGCTTCGGGGAAGCGTGCATCCTGGAAACCATGCTGCTGTCCATGCTCAACCATGACAGTGCCATCGCCTCTGCCGCCTCCCGCATGACCTCGGCCGCAGACGGCCGCCCCTGCATTGAAATGGGCTCGCGCCGCACCCATGAGGAAGCAGCCGTGGCCGCAGCCCGGGCCGCGGTAATTGCCGGCTTCAACAGCACATCGAACCTGGAAGCAGGCCTGCGCTACGGACTCAAGACCGTAGGCACGGCGGCGCACTCCTTCACCCTGCTGCACGACTCCGAGAAGGAAGCCTTCACGGCGCAGACCGCCGCCCTGGGCATGGGCACCTCGCTGCTGGTGGACACGTACGACGTCGAACAGGGCGTCCGCAACGCGGTGGAAGTGGCCGGACCGGCGCTGGGCGGCGTCCGCCTTGATTCCGGGGACCTGGTGGCGCAGGCCCGCTGGGTGCGGGACCTGCTCGATGACCTGGGCAACACCGGCACCCGCATCATGGTCACCTCCGACCTGGACGAGTACGCCATCGCGGCCCTGGCCTCGGCGCCGGTGGACACCTACGGCGTCGGGACCTCCCTGGTCACCGGCTCCGGCGCGCCAACCGCCGGCATGGTCTACAAACTGGTCAGCCGCGAGGGTGATGACCATGAGTTTGTTTCCGTGGCCAAGGCGGCCAAGAACAAGGCTTCGCGCGGCGGGCGCAAGTACGCCATGCGCCGGCTGAACGAACACGGCACGGCAACCGCCGAGGTGGTGGGAATCGGCCACGCCCCGGCCGACGACGGCAACGACCGTCCGCTGCTGCACCAGTTCGTTGCCGATGGAGAGATCCTGCCCGGCTGGACCGGGCCCGAGGCCGTCACGCGTGCCGCCCGGCGGCACGCAGAATCCCTGGCCGAACTGCCCACCTCGGTAAACCGCCTGCAGCGCGGCGAACCGGCAATCCCCACCGAATACGAGGAGTAA
- a CDS encoding HNH endonuclease signature motif containing protein, translating into MASWSRALASGESLAAIAADSDAGLVDRLRALEELKAAACAAQARAAAALDVSVRAAHARAGLPAEKQGVGVGAQVALARRESPARGGRILGFAKALTREMPCTLKAFSEGHISEWRATLLVRETACLSVEDRQLVDQEIAGDPAGLDGLGDQRLIARIRKITYRLDQAALVRRAAKAEADRFVSCRPAPDTMTYLTGLLPVAQGVAVYAALSRAADSLRARGDVRGRGQIMADTMVERITGQAKAEQAPVEVQLVMTDRTLLAGDREPAHLTGYGIVPAPWARDLAGKGARRRAQKTGKPGESPTDASHGSGDPSSGSTASAPGPTGSAPGPTGFWLRRLYTAPSSGELLAMDSKARFVPVSLARLVTARDQACRTPWCDAPIRHQDHIRPHRDDGPTEAANIQGLCEACNQAKEAPGWKAAVIGASGTTGHPRSRVRKATAAARRHTVDIIAPTGHLYRSTAPPLPGT; encoded by the coding sequence TTGGCCTCTTGGTCCCGGGCGCTCGCCTCCGGGGAATCCCTGGCCGCGATTGCTGCTGATTCGGATGCAGGGCTTGTTGACCGGCTCCGTGCTTTGGAGGAGCTGAAGGCTGCTGCGTGTGCGGCGCAGGCCCGTGCCGCGGCGGCGTTGGACGTGTCCGTGCGTGCGGCTCATGCCCGGGCCGGACTGCCCGCGGAGAAACAGGGTGTGGGCGTTGGAGCGCAGGTGGCGTTGGCGCGGCGGGAGTCTCCGGCCCGCGGCGGCCGGATCCTGGGCTTCGCGAAGGCCTTGACCCGGGAGATGCCGTGCACGCTCAAAGCGTTCTCGGAAGGCCACATTAGTGAGTGGCGGGCGACCCTGCTGGTCCGCGAGACCGCCTGCCTGTCCGTGGAGGACCGGCAACTGGTAGATCAGGAAATCGCCGGGGATCCTGCCGGGCTGGACGGATTGGGGGATCAGCGCCTGATAGCGAGGATCCGGAAGATCACGTACCGGCTTGATCAGGCCGCGTTGGTGCGGCGGGCGGCGAAGGCGGAGGCGGACCGGTTTGTGTCCTGCCGTCCGGCTCCGGACACCATGACCTACCTGACGGGTCTGCTGCCGGTGGCCCAGGGGGTTGCGGTGTATGCGGCACTGAGCCGTGCTGCGGATTCGTTGCGGGCCCGAGGTGATGTCCGCGGCCGGGGCCAGATCATGGCCGACACCATGGTCGAACGCATCACCGGCCAGGCAAAGGCTGAGCAGGCGCCGGTGGAAGTGCAGCTGGTAATGACGGACCGAACCCTGCTGGCCGGGGATCGGGAGCCGGCACACTTGACCGGCTACGGAATAGTGCCGGCGCCGTGGGCGCGGGATCTGGCAGGTAAGGGCGCCCGTCGAAGGGCTCAGAAGACAGGGAAGCCGGGGGAGTCCCCGACAGATGCCTCCCATGGCTCCGGAGATCCTTCAAGCGGTTCTACCGCCAGTGCGCCTGGCCCGACCGGCAGTGCGCCTGGCCCGACCGGATTCTGGCTGCGCCGCCTCTACACTGCCCCGAGTTCCGGGGAGCTGCTGGCTATGGACTCGAAGGCGCGTTTCGTACCTGTGTCCCTGGCCCGATTGGTCACGGCTAGGGACCAGGCGTGCCGGACCCCGTGGTGTGATGCGCCGATCCGGCACCAGGACCACATCCGGCCGCACCGTGATGACGGTCCCACGGAGGCAGCCAATATCCAGGGGCTGTGCGAGGCGTGCAACCAGGCCAAGGAAGCGCCAGGGTGGAAAGCGGCCGTCATCGGGGCGTCCGGTACTACCGGCCACCCGAGATCGCGGGTCCGGAAGGCCACTGCTGCTGCCCGTCGCCACACCGTGGACATCATCGCGCCAACCGGCCACCTCTACCGGTCAACCGCCCCACCCTTGCCGGGTACGTAG
- a CDS encoding exonuclease domain-containing protein, translated as MLNAGLNFTAIDFETANGFRGSPCSVGLVRVRGGQVVEETSWLMRPPEGHDYFDRRNVRIHGIEPEMVAGAPRFGELFPEIGAFIGDDLLVAHNAAFDMGVIRSALEVSGLAGPAYDYTCTVVHSRRTYQLPSHSLPFAAEAAGVPLLNHHDATEDARACAGIMVDIARRCGASSMPDFFLRQGMQASRLPAYVPGQHELSKATRDAMAKGTGTAAAAGTAWTGWPSEGENPPPNPLADPAHPLYGQTVVFTGNLGMARQSAKDRAAEVGARTASNVTRATTVLVVGDGFEPADLRSGRLTGKARRVLDLHERGQRIEVLSEAEFLQTLGGIWPRASQ; from the coding sequence ATGCTTAACGCGGGACTGAACTTCACCGCGATCGACTTTGAAACCGCCAACGGATTCCGCGGTTCACCGTGCTCGGTGGGCCTGGTCCGGGTCCGCGGCGGACAGGTGGTCGAAGAGACTTCCTGGCTGATGCGGCCGCCCGAGGGGCACGACTACTTTGACCGGCGCAATGTGCGCATCCACGGCATTGAACCGGAGATGGTGGCCGGAGCTCCCCGCTTTGGCGAGCTTTTTCCCGAGATCGGGGCGTTCATCGGGGATGACCTCCTGGTGGCGCACAATGCGGCCTTCGACATGGGGGTGATCCGGTCCGCGCTGGAAGTATCCGGGCTGGCCGGCCCGGCGTACGACTACACCTGCACGGTGGTCCATTCCCGCCGCACCTACCAGCTGCCCTCGCACTCGCTGCCCTTCGCCGCAGAAGCGGCAGGCGTTCCGCTGCTGAACCACCACGACGCCACAGAAGACGCCCGTGCCTGTGCCGGAATCATGGTGGACATTGCCCGGCGCTGCGGGGCCTCCTCCATGCCGGACTTTTTCCTCCGCCAGGGCATGCAGGCTTCCAGGCTGCCCGCCTATGTGCCGGGCCAGCATGAGCTGTCCAAAGCCACCCGTGACGCCATGGCTAAGGGCACCGGGACGGCGGCTGCAGCGGGGACTGCCTGGACCGGATGGCCGTCCGAAGGGGAGAACCCGCCGCCCAACCCGCTCGCGGACCCCGCCCATCCCTTGTACGGGCAGACCGTGGTCTTCACCGGAAACCTGGGAATGGCCCGCCAGAGCGCCAAGGACCGTGCCGCGGAGGTAGGCGCCCGGACGGCCAGCAACGTCACACGCGCAACCACGGTGCTGGTGGTTGGCGACGGCTTCGAACCGGCGGACCTTCGCAGCGGACGCCTGACCGGCAAGGCCCGGCGCGTCCTGGACCTGCATGAGCGGGGCCAGCGGATTGAGGTCCTCTCCGAAGCGGAGTTCCTCCAGACTCTCGGCGGGATTTGGCCCCGGGCTTCGCAGTAG
- a CDS encoding DUF2017 domain-containing protein, whose protein sequence is MATGFKLTRKGITANLEPGERDLLRKLFADVQSLLEPDTAADADPLAAMVGIDPSAVAPEDPALLRLLPNGTEAEDDALEFRRFTERSLRESKQAALRAAALQLETGPLRLDAEQARLFARALNDVRLVLGDRLGLADDEDAERLHDITDPSKAQDVDGYLALVYNFVTWLQETLMQALLDTLN, encoded by the coding sequence GTGGCAACCGGATTCAAGCTCACCCGCAAGGGCATCACCGCCAACCTGGAACCGGGGGAGCGGGACCTGCTGCGCAAGCTCTTCGCCGATGTGCAGTCCCTGCTGGAACCGGACACGGCAGCGGACGCAGATCCCCTTGCGGCAATGGTGGGGATCGATCCGTCCGCCGTTGCCCCGGAGGACCCGGCGCTGCTGCGGCTGCTGCCTAACGGCACCGAGGCGGAAGACGACGCCCTGGAGTTCCGCCGGTTCACCGAACGCAGCCTGCGCGAATCGAAGCAGGCGGCCCTGCGCGCGGCTGCCCTGCAGCTGGAAACCGGCCCGCTGCGGCTGGACGCGGAGCAGGCCCGGCTCTTTGCCCGCGCCCTGAACGACGTCCGGCTGGTGCTGGGCGACCGCCTGGGCCTGGCCGACGATGAGGACGCTGAACGGCTGCACGACATAACGGACCCGTCCAAGGCACAGGACGTGGACGGCTACCTGGCCCTGGTGTACAACTTCGTCACATGGCTGCAGGAAACACTGATGCAGGCGCTGCTCGACACCCTGAACTGA